From one Lotus japonicus ecotype B-129 chromosome 3, LjGifu_v1.2 genomic stretch:
- the LOC130747038 gene encoding membrane metalloprotease ARASP, chloroplastic: MVINLSPSPPSHSTSIIRFANSKSPISESSFKFKTHFSKPLLSPSFASPNVKSFACKKRFLHDNSRFTHGNRVDFRTWAIAGFDYGSFEGPQSVLEAAAVLTAIIVVHETGHFLAASLQGIRVSKFAVGFGPILAKFNANNVEYSIRAFPLGGFVGFPDNDPDSDIPVDDEDLLKNRPILDRVIVVSAGVIANIVFALVIIFVQILAVGLPVQEVFPGVSVPEVRPFSAASRDGLLSGDVIVEVNGNEFVKQGPSAVSEVVDVIKRNPKRYVLLKVKRGEQNFDIGVTPDENFDGTGKIGVQLSPNVKLDKVKPKNVVDAFSFTAKEFWGLSSNVLDGLRQTFLNFSQSASKVSGPVAIIAVGAEVARSNIDGLYQFAAILNINLAVINLLPLPALDGGSLALILVEAARGGRKLPLEVEQRIMSSGIMLVLLLGLYLIVRDTLNLDFIKEML, translated from the coding sequence ATGGTCATAaacctctctccctctccaccTTCACACTCCACTTCCATCATCCGTTTCGCAAACTCAAAGTCACCCATCTCTGAATCTTCCTTCAAGTTCAAAACCCACTTCTCAAAACCTCTTCTCTCTCCTTCATTTGCTTCCCCAAACGTGAAGAGCTTTGCCTGCAAGAAGCGGTTCTTACACGACAACAGCAGGTTCACACATGGAAACAGGGTGGATTTCAGGACCTGGGCTATTGCTGGATTCGATTATGGGAGCTTTGAGGGTCCTCAGTCTGTGCTTGAAGCTGCTGCAGTGTTGACAGCAATCATTGTTGTTCATGAGACCGGTCACTTTCTTGCTGCTTCTCTCCAAGGGATCCGTGTGAGTAAATTTGCTGTTGGGTTTGGTCCAATTTTAGCTAAGTTTAATGCAAACAATGTAGAGTATTCCATTAGAGCTTTTCCTCTTGGTGGGTTTGTGGGGTTTCCTGATAATGATCCAGATAGTGATATTCCTGTTGATGATGAGGATTTGCTTAAGAACAGACCAATATTGGATAGAGTCATAGTGGTTTCAGCTGGTGTTATTGCCAATATAGTTTTTGCATTAGTCATTATCTTTGTTCAAATCCTTGCTGTTGGTTTGCCTGTTCAAGAGGTCTTTCCTGGGGTGAGTGTGCCTGAAGTTCGACCCTTTTCGGCTGCTTCGCGAGATGGGTTGCTCTCCGGGGATGTGATAGTCGAAGTTAATGGAAATGAGTTTGTTAAACAAGGTCCTAGTGCTGTTTCTGAAGTTGTTGATGTGATCAAAAGGAACCCCAAGAGATATGTTTTGCTCAAGGTTAAGAGGGGGGAGCAGAACTTTGATATAGGTGTCACTCCTGATGAGAATTTTGATGGAACTGGTAAAATTGGAGTTCAGCTATCGCCGAATGTGAAGTTAGATAAGGTTAAACCGAAAAATGTGGTGGACGCTTTTAGCTTTACCGCGAAAGAATTCTGGGGTTTATCATCTAATGTTTTAGATGGCTTAAGGCAGACATTTTTAAACTTCTCACAGTCAGCTAGTAAGGTTTCAGGTCCTGTAGCCATTATTGCTGTTGGTGCAGAAGTTGCGCGGTCGAACATCGATGGTCTCTACCAGTTCGCCGCCATACTCAACATTAACCTTGCAGTTATAAACCTTCTTCCTTTGCCTGCTTTAGATGGGGGTTCGTTGGCGTTGATTCTTGTTGAGGCTGCCAGGGGAGGGAGAAAGCTACCTCTGGAAGTGGAGCAACGGATCATGTCGTCAGGAATTATGCTTGTTTTACTTCTGGGGTTATACCTTATTGTTCGTGATACCCTAAACCTCgattttatcaaagaaatgttgtAA
- the LOC130744957 gene encoding secreted RxLR effector protein 161-like, which translates to MDPSEKLMPNTGKPVDQLEYSRAIGSLMYAMISTRPDISYAVGKLSRFTSNPSRHHWHAITRVFKYLKGTMNYGLSYVRFPSVLEGYSDASWINNVEDSSSTSGWVFFLGGGVISWASKKQTCITSSTMESEFVALAAAGKEAE; encoded by the coding sequence atggatccgagtgaaaaacttatgccaAATACAGGTAAACCTGTGGATCAGCTCGAATATTCAAGAGCTATAGGCtctttgatgtatgctatgattAGCACTAGACCGGATATTTCTTATGCGGTTGGAAAGTTGAGCAGATTTACTAGTAATCCTAGTAGACATCATTGGCATGCGATAACTAGGGTATTCAAGTACTTGAAGGGTACTATGAATTATGGATTGTCATATGTGAGATTTCCTTCGGTGTTAGAGGGTTATTCGGATGCTAGTTGGATAAATAATGTTGAAGATTCATCCTCTACAAGTGGATGGGTGTTTTTTCTTGGGGGAGGTGTCATCTCATGGGCTTCCAAAAAGCAAACATGTATAACTAGTTCTACAATGGAATCTGAGTTTGTAGCATTAGCTGCTGCTGGTAAAGAAGCGGAATGA